The following DNA comes from Methanobacterium sp..
AGTCAATACGGGTATTCTAATAATTTAGATTAACTTATGATTGAATAGTATTAAACCAGGCTCTACCTAATAATGCCTAGAATAAGTTTAGTTATTTTAATAGATACTCATCACCATATAAATATCTTGGGGCCAACAAATTTTTGATAGAATTTTTTAAGATAATTTAAAAAAATTTCACGGGGATTTTTAAATGAAAATGGTAATTATTGGAGGAGGACCAGCCGGTCGCAGCGCAGCAATGGAAGCAGCACAACTGGATGCAGAAGTTACTTTAATTGAAAAGGAACATATAGGGGGAACCTGCCTGCATGAGGGATGCATGGTCATCTGCGGCCTCAATGATGTGGTACGCTTTTCTAAAGATTCCAACAATTACCAGAAACTGGGCATAATCTCCAAAAAACCCCAGATCGATTATTCACAAGTTGCAGATGGAATAAAAAAAATCACCGGGAAAATAGAAAATGTCTTAAAACACGAAACCCGGCAATCAGGGGCGGAAATAGTGCTGGGCGTAGCAGAGATTAAAGATGGGAACGTGGAAGTTAATGGAAAGAACTATCCATATGATAAACTTTTAATAGCCACAGGGTCCCGACCGTTTATACCCCCGATTCCTGGTGTTGAGAATGCTTTAACCTATAAGGATGTTCTGGACCTTAAAGAGGTTCCTGAAAACCTCAACATAGTGGGGAGTGGTGTAATCGCCGCAGAATTCGCAGGGATATTCTCATCCCTGGGCAGTCAGGTTAAAATTCTATGCCGTAAACAGTTTCTAAGCAGCATCGATCCTGAAATTAAAAATTACATAAGAGAACATCTTCTTAAGGGAGTAGACATCCAGGAAAATGTAGATGTAAATGAAATAATCCCTGAGGGTGCATCCACTTCCAATGGTCATGTGGATGGATCAGTATTCCTGGCCACCGGTATGACTCCAAACTCGGAAATAGCCAGTGATATGGTTGAATTAGGGTCTAAAGGTGGGATAATGGTCAATGAACAGATGAAAACTAGCAATCCTTCTATTTATGCTGCGGGGGATGTGGTGGGCACAGTGAGTAATACCCCGGTGGCCCGTATGGAAGGTGTGGTTGCAGCCAGAAACGCCTGCAATATATCATCCACCATGGACTACCATCTGATACCACAATCATTAACATTGTATTATCCAGTAAGTTTCCTTGATTCAGGAATCGAGAAATCAGAAGATGAATTTGATGTGCGTATCCGTGGTTCTGCCGGTCCAGGGTCATTTTGGCACGTTCTTGATGGAGAAACAGGGTTCACCAAAATTTCATCAGATCTTAAAACCGGTGATATAACCCGGGTATCATCCATATCTCCCGCTTCCCGTACTACAATCCCTTACCTGGCTAAAATGGTCAAGGATGGTTACAAAACCACCGATTTTGATGATTTCATTGAAACCCACCCTTCAACTGATGCTATTTACAAATTACTTCATTTTTTGTCTAAATATGGTTAAAACCAGTCTTATGGGAAATAGAAAAATAAGAGATGAAAATGGGCAGAAAATAGTTAATATAAATTCTTTAATGGACATAAATCGTATTGATCATTCATTCTTTCTTATTTTATCATATATCACACGAGCAATATTATCTGAAGCTTTCAAAACATCCTCGCTGTATTTAAGGGCATTTTCTTTAAGCTCTTCCAGATTGTTAAAGGCTACACCAGTAACTTGGGTGATGTTATCCAGATCACTTTCCAGGACAGCGCCCTTAAAAATAGCTGCCAAATTATGATAACGCCCGTATTTAACTCCTAAAAGAGCAATAATGGGTAAATGGCAAGCTATGGCTTCTTGAATCATCATACCGTCATCAGTGAGCACAGCCAGGTCCACAACCTTATACAAATCCCTGATCCAGTCAATATACTCTAAATACAGAATATTTTCTCCTTTTAAGTACTCCCGGTAATCATCTTCCAATGGAGCTCCAACCACCAGAATATTGGCATTAATACCACTTTTACTCAGTTTTCTTGCTCCTAATGCCATTTTTTCAAAAAGAGTGGAGCCTGAGGAAAAGAGAATTGTGGGACGGCTCTCATCAAACCCTTCTGGCATTAATTGCAATGCTTTTTCCCTATCCCCAATGATTATGGATGGATCAACAGGGGAATAAGCTTTATGAATATTTTTATCTTTCAAATCCATCTGGAAAAGGTTAGATTCCGGAAGTGCCACTGTGGTGGTTATTTTAGTACATACTTTGGCATCAGTGGGTGTGATTAAAATACCAACAGAGGGTTTGTTGGCCATTTTAGCCCCTAAACACCCTACCACAGCTCCCCCTCCAATTACACCCACTACCACATTGGGGTGTACCTTCCTTATAAGGCGGGCAGCTTCCACAGCAGCCTTTGAGGTTTTAACAGCGGCTTTAGCCAGTGTTTTTTTGGTGGCAGCATGACCTCCTGCCTGGGGGATGCTGATTTTATACCAGGATAAGTTATGCTTTTTCAAGAGTAGTCCTGGTGCACTGTGATCTAATGCAAATTCACATTCAACACCATACTCTGAAAGAGCACGAGCAATGTTAAAGGCGGTAACTGCATCTCCGCCAATTCCTCTTCCTGTAACTATGAATAGTGCCTTCATTTAAAAAACCATTTATTTTTATTCAGAATTTAAGGTTTAACTTAAGATAATGACTTCAAATAATCAGATGACTTCAAGACTTTGACTATTAACAGATTTTGACTATTAATCTATAAGAATGTATAGTCACTTATAAAATCTATCCCCAAATTTTATATTTTATCAATCTTCATTCATTACTCCAAGGCATTTATTAAATCATTAATAATCTAAAGACTTTTTGGGATTGAAAGCCTGGTTGAAGAAGTCTATTTTCCATATAAATTCATAAATTCCGGTTATTGTTTCTAAAAATTCTTCATATTGGTTCCAGATCCCTATGGCCGTTTCTGATATGGTCATTTCACCAGAAAGTTTGCAGAATGCTATGAGCATTCCTCATTATCTCTGATTACCAGTTTAAAATGTACCCTTTATTTCTTTTATTTCATGCAATTTATGATAATATTCATGTTGATATGGTTAGAAGAAATACATAAATATTCGGATATGGGGAAAAATAAAGTCATAAACTAGGTTTAAAGTCATAAACTAGGTTATATGCTAATTAATCTAAAAAAATAAGGGAATGGGATATGTTTATATCCCAAATTTGGATTTTGGTTTATTTACGTTTTGGTAGCAAGAATCCACCTAAAACCATTAACACAGCCAGTAACAGTTGTGCTATTGGTGCTCCAGTGGTTTGCATCCCCACGGTTTGACCATTCACAACATTATTCTCTGGAACATTCTGGGCGTTCACGGTTAATGTCTGAATGTTGCTTGAGAGGTTAGGGTCGTATGTATCGGTTGTCATACTTGGTGCGAAGACGAAGTTTCCAGCACTTAGTATTTTAACTCTAACCCATGCAGTAGGGTCTCCCACTACTACATCTCCAAGTATCCAGGTTATAGTCCGGGTTACCGGGTCGTAGG
Coding sequences within:
- a CDS encoding glycosyltransferase family 1 protein, encoding MKALFIVTGRGIGGDAVTAFNIARALSEYGVECEFALDHSAPGLLLKKHNLSWYKISIPQAGGHAATKKTLAKAAVKTSKAAVEAARLIRKVHPNVVVGVIGGGAVVGCLGAKMANKPSVGILITPTDAKVCTKITTTVALPESNLFQMDLKDKNIHKAYSPVDPSIIIGDREKALQLMPEGFDESRPTILFSSGSTLFEKMALGARKLSKSGINANILVVGAPLEDDYREYLKGENILYLEYIDWIRDLYKVVDLAVLTDDGMMIQEAIACHLPIIALLGVKYGRYHNLAAIFKGAVLESDLDNITQVTGVAFNNLEELKENALKYSEDVLKASDNIARVIYDKIRKNE
- a CDS encoding NAD(P)/FAD-dependent oxidoreductase; this translates as MKMVIIGGGPAGRSAAMEAAQLDAEVTLIEKEHIGGTCLHEGCMVICGLNDVVRFSKDSNNYQKLGIISKKPQIDYSQVADGIKKITGKIENVLKHETRQSGAEIVLGVAEIKDGNVEVNGKNYPYDKLLIATGSRPFIPPIPGVENALTYKDVLDLKEVPENLNIVGSGVIAAEFAGIFSSLGSQVKILCRKQFLSSIDPEIKNYIREHLLKGVDIQENVDVNEIIPEGASTSNGHVDGSVFLATGMTPNSEIASDMVELGSKGGIMVNEQMKTSNPSIYAAGDVVGTVSNTPVARMEGVVAARNACNISSTMDYHLIPQSLTLYYPVSFLDSGIEKSEDEFDVRIRGSAGPGSFWHVLDGETGFTKISSDLKTGDITRVSSISPASRTTIPYLAKMVKDGYKTTDFDDFIETHPSTDAIYKLLHFLSKYG